CTGGAGGAGAAGCTGAAGTGCGGCAACGTGATCGACGGCATCATGTTCCAGAATGAAGGGTACGGCATCGACCGCATCGACTCCGACGAGCAGATCCTCGATTGGTGTGACCGGCTCTGGCTCCAGCTCCAGCCGGAGGACGAGAGGCGGCTCCAGTTCTGGCCACAGAATCTAAGGTACTCGACCTACACATTGTTGCCCTCGGTGATTTAAAATCCTTTTTTATTTGCATTTATATTGGAGATCATATATAATCTGCAGGGATCTCCTACACGATCTACACATAAATTGTTGCTCTCAACGATTGGAAATCTTTCTTTTGTGTGCATTTATATCGGAGATCATATACAATTCAATTTGCAGGGATCCCCTACACGAGTACACCTTAGAGAGTGGGAGAGTGACCATGGATGTGCTGAAGGCCATGGCAAAGCTTCTGAACCAGGAGGAGAACTTCTTCATCAACATGGTGGGTGAGAGGTTCAAGTCATACTCGAGGTTCACCTACTACCCTCCCTGCCCACGACCGGACCTCGTGAACGGGCTGAAGCCGCACACCGACAACTCCGTCATCACACTCCTCCTCATGGACAAGGACGTCGGCGGCCTCCAGGTGCTCAAGGACGGCCACTGGGTTGATGTCCCCGTGCTCGGTAATGACCTGTTGGTCGTCGTAGGCGAGGGCATGGAGGTATGCATATACACACACAATTACTTAAGGACTTCTGCGATTATTTGCATTGATCATGAACGAGACTCTCATTTCTGTGCATACAGATCGTCAGCAATGCAATCTTCAAGGCGCCATGGCACCGCGTGGTGACGAGCGCCGATAAGGAGAGGCTGTCACTGGCGATGTTCTACCAGCCGGAGCCGGAGAGGATCATAGGGCCGCCGGGGGTGCTGGTTCACGAGAAGCGCCCGGCCATGTTTAAGAAGTGCCTGGTCCAGACCTTGGCCGATGGATATTGGGATGCGTTTGCAGCGGGAGATCGCACCGTCGACTTCCTCAATGTCAGGATCAATGCTGAGGCCGACGCCGAACTAGAGGCGCGTGCAGTGGTTGCAAACAACTAAATAATTTGCAGTAGGGAGTGAGTGCATGATGTTCCTCTCTCACTCGCATAAGTGTAATGTGAATAGGAGTTGATCGATGTACCTCATATATGATCACCTCCCTGGAATAAAATAAAGAGTCAATTACATCATTGGTACTTAAACTTGACCGAAATGATCATTTTAGTACTAAAACTTGTGGCTCACATCCAACTAGTGAGCGTGGTAATACAGTGCTAATCACCGCCGGCTACGAAATCAAGGATGACTAGGCGCCAAGCGAGGCTTGGGGCTGTTTTTCTTTTTGTGTGACCCTCTATATTTTTGCGAGCGTGCGTAGCCATGCCAACCATTACGGTTTGTTGTCTAATAATTATTGATGTGTCGCGTAGAAGTGAGAAAGGGAAGATTCGATTGTAGGGAGAGAAACGAACCAaagcaatctctctctctctctctctcattatgGATACTGCTTCTTTATATCCTTATGGAGTGAAATAGTGAATAAGAATTTCATTCAAAGTGAAAGCCTGCCACTTAACCGAGACCGTTTCATGCCTATAAATGATAATTAATCTTTCTGTATGTAAATTATAATCATACCTTATAAATATatacataaaaataaaataaatttcaGAAATGTTCGTGTAATTTCAGAAAAAATCACTTGTTAACTTTAATTACATCCATATAATTAATTTATGAAATATAATAATTGATTGCAGTCGGTCCGACCCATTTCCCATAAGTTAGTCTTTTTTTAGAAATTTTTAAAAAGGATATAAATTATAATCATAGTAATAAAATTCAAGGAGAGGAGAGGGCTCACTTCCACCGACCACATATGGCATAGCCCATGCTCGTCTAAGTCTACAaccccttgaaggaaatatgccctagaggcaataataaagttattatttatttcctcatatcatgataaatgtttattattcatgctagaattgtattaaccggaaacatgatacatgtgtgaatacatagacaaacatagtgtcactagtatgcctctacttgactagctcgtgaatcaaagatggttaagtttcctagccatggacaaaagagttgtcatttgattaacgggatcacatcattaggagaatgatgtgattgacatgacccattccgttagcctagcacttgatcgtttagtatgttgctattgctttcttcatgacttatacaaagttcctgcaactatgagattgtgcaactcacgtttaccggaagaacactttgtgcgctaccaaacgtcacaacgtaactgggtgataaaggtgctctacaggtgtttccgaaggtgcatgttgggttggcataattcgagattaggttttgtcactccgattgtcggagaggtatctctgggccctctcggtaatactcatcacctaagccttgcaagcattgtaactaatgagttagttataagatgatgtattacagaacgagtaaagagacttgccggtaacgagattgaactaggtattggataccaatgatcaaatctcgggcaagtaacataccgatgacaaagggaacaacgtatgttgttatgcggtttgaccgataaagatcttcgtagaatatgtaggaaccaatatgggcatccaggttccgctattggttattgaccgagaatagttctaggtcatgtctacatagttctcgaacccgtagggtccgcacgcttaacgttacgatgacagttttcttatgagtttacaagttttgatgtaccgaagtttgttcggagtcccggatgtgatcacggacatgacgaggagtctcgaaatggtcgagacataaagattgatatattggacgactatattcggacaccggaagtgttctgggtgatttcggagaaaaccggNNNNNNNNNNNNNNNNNNNNNNNNNNNNNNNNNNNNNNNNNNNNNNNNNNNNNNNNNNNNNNNNNNNNNNNNNNNNNNNNNNNNNNNNNNNNNNNNNNNNNNNNNNNNNNNNNNNNNNNNNNNNNNNNNNNNNNNNNNNNNNNNNNNNNNNNNNNNNNNNNNNNNNNNNNNNNNNNNNNNNNNNNNNNNNNNNNNNNNNNNNNNNNNNNNNNNNNNNNNNNNNNNNNNNNNNNNNNNNNNNNNNNNNNNNNNNNNNNNNNNNNNNNNNNNNNNNNNNNNNNNNNNNNNNNNNNNNNNNNNNNNNNNNNNNNNNNNNNNNNNNNNNNNNNNNNNNNNNNNNNNNNNNNNNNNNNNNNNNNNNNNNNNNNNNNNNNgccacatgggccttagtgggaagagagagggcggccaggaagggccgcgcgccccctctccctctggtccgaattggactaggaagggggggcggcgcccccctctttccttcccctcctctcccccttccttcccctcctagtaggagtaggaaaggaggagtcctactcctactaggaggaggactcctcctcctggcgcgcccaacaagggccggccggcctcccccttcctcctttatatacgggggcagggagcaccccaaagacacacaagttgatctacggatcgttccttagccgtgtgcggtgcccccctccaccatattccacctcggtcatatcgtcgcggagtttaggcgaagccctgtgccggtagaacatcatcatcgtcaccacgccgtcgtgctgacggaactcttccccgaagctttgctggatcggagcccggagatcgtcatcgagctgaacgtgtgctgaactcggaggtgccgtacgttcggtacttggatcggtcggatcgtgaagacgtacgactacatcaatcgcgttgtcataacgcttccgcttacggtctacgagggcacgtggtcgaacactctcccctctcgttgctatgccatcaccatgatcttgcgtgtgcgtaggaaattttttgaaattactacgttctccaacagtggcatccgagcctggttttatgcgtagatgtcatatgcacgagtagaacacaagtgagttgtgggtgatacaagtcatactgcttaccagcatgtcatactttggttcggcggtattgtgagatgaagcggcccggaccgacattacgcgtacgcttacgcgggactggtttcaccgctacaagcactcgttgcttaaaggtgaccggcgggtgtctgtctctctcattttagctgaatcgagtgtagctacgcccggtccttgcgaaggttaaaacagcaccaacttgacaaactatcgttgtggtttttgatgcgtaggtaagaacgattcttactaagcccgtagcagccacgtaaaatttgcaacaacaaagtagaggacgtctaacttgtttttgcagggcatgttgtgatgtgatatggtcaagacgtgatgctatattttgttgtatgagatgatcatgttttgtaaccgaagttatcggcaactggcaggagccatatggttgtcgctttattgtatgaaatgcaaacgccctataattgctttactttatcactaagcggtagcgatagtcgtagaagcaatagttggcgagacgaaaacgatactacgatgaagatcaaggtgtcgtgccgatgacgatggtgatcatgacgatgcttcggagatggagatcacaagcacaagatgatgatggccatatcatatcacttatattgattgcatgtgatgtttatcctttatgcatcttatcttgctctgattgacggtagcattttaagatgatctctcactaaaattatcaagaagtgttcttcctgagtatgcaccgttgccaaagttcgtcgttcccagacactacgtgatgatcgggtgtgataagctctacgtccatctacaacgggtgcaagacagttttgcacacgcggaatactcaggctaaacttgacgagcctagcatatacagatatggcctcggaacacggagaccaaaaggtcgagcgtgaatcatatagtagatatgatcaacatagtgatgttcaccattgaaaactactccatctcacgtgatgatcggttatggtttagttgatttggatcacgtgatcacttagatgactagagagatgtctgtctaagtgggagttcttaagtaatatgattaattgaacctaaatttatcatgaacttagtacctgatagtattttgcttgtctatgtttgtttgtagatagatggctcgtgctgttgttccgttgaattttaatgcgttacttgagaaagcaaagttgaaagatgatggtagcaattacacggactgggtccgtaacctgaggattatcctcattattgcacagaaaagttacgtcctggaagcaccgctgggtgccagacctgctgctgatgcaactgacgacattaagaacgtctggcagagcaaagctgatgactactctatagttcagtgtgccatgctttacggcttagaaccgggtcttcaacgacgttttgaacgtcatggagcatatgagatgttccaggagttgaagttaacatttcaagcaaatgcccggattgagagatatgaagtctccaataagttctacagctgcaagatgtaggagaatagttctgttagtgagcatatactcaaaatgtctggatataataatcacttgattcaactgggagttaatcttccggatgatagcgtcattgacagaattctccaatcactgccaccaagctacaagagctttgtgatgaactataatatgcaagggatgaacaagactattttcgagctcttcgtaatgctaaaagctgcggaggtagaaatcaagaaggagtatcaagtgttgatggtcaacaagaccactagtttcaagaaaaagggcaaagggaagaaggggaacttcaagaagaacagcaagcaagttgctgctcaagagaagaaacccaagtctggacctaagcctgaaactgagtgcttttactgcaagcagactggtcactggaagcggaactgccccaagtatttggcggataagaaggatggcaaagtgaacaaaggtatatgtgatatacatgttattgatgtgtacctaactagagctcgtagtagcacctgggtatttgatattggttctgttgctaatatttgcaactcgaaatagggactacagaataagcgagcactggccaaggacgaggtgacgatgcgcgtgggaaacggttccaaagttgatgtgatcgcggtcggcacgctacctctacatctaccttcgggattagttttagacctgaataattgttatttggtgccagcgttgagcatgaacattatatctggatcttgtttgatgcgagacggttattcatttaaatcagagaataatggttgttctatttatatgagtaatatcttttatggtcatgcacccttgaagagtggtctatttttattaaatctcgatagtagtgata
Above is a window of Triticum dicoccoides isolate Atlit2015 ecotype Zavitan chromosome 5B, WEW_v2.0, whole genome shotgun sequence DNA encoding:
- the LOC119305824 gene encoding protein SRG1-like, yielding MVHQDQGKLVQVVAVDVGLVAPPSRYVLSEENRPTTVEQQAKLVIPIVDVSRLAKPDDVEEAAKLRSALQSWGLFVVTGHGMPKEFLDEILEASRKFFHLPLEEKLKCGNVIDGIMFQNEGYGIDRIDSDEQILDWCDRLWLQLQPEDERRLQFWPQNLRDPLHEYTLESGRVTMDVLKAMAKLLNQEENFFINMVGERFKSYSRFTYYPPCPRPDLVNGLKPHTDNSVITLLLMDKDVGGLQVLKDGHWVDVPVLGNDLLVVVGEGMEIVSNAIFKAPWHRVVTSADKERLSLAMFYQPEPERIIGPPGVLVHEKRPAMFKKCLVQTLADGYWDAFAAGDRTVDFLNVRINAEADAELEARAVVANN